One part of the Vicugna pacos chromosome 20, VicPac4, whole genome shotgun sequence genome encodes these proteins:
- the IER3 gene encoding radiation-inducible immediate-early gene IEX-1 — protein MCHSRSSLPTMTVLRAPTPVPSTSPGPRRGSGPEIFTFDPLPEPAVAPAARPSASRGHRKRSRRVLYPRVVRRQLPVEDPNPAKRLLFLLLTIIFCQILTAEESVSTPLAQEDTPSAPSPAPTAAPPVEPLNLTSEPSDYALDLSTFLQQHPAAF, from the exons ATGTGTCACTCTCGCAGCTCCCTCCCGACCATGACCGTCCTGCGGGCCCCGACCCCGGTCCCCTCCACCAGCCCGGGACCCCGGAGGGGCTCCGGTCCTGAGATCTTCACCTTCGACCCTCTCCCAGAGCCCGCGGTGGCACCCGCTGCGCGCCCCAGCGCCTCCCGCGGGCACCGAAAGCGCAGCCGTAGGGTCCTGTACCCACGAGTG GTCCGGCGCCAGCTGCCAGTCGAGGATCCGAACCCTGCCAAAAGGCTGCTCTTTCTCCTGCTCACCATCATCTTCTGCCAGATCCTGACGGCTGAAGAGAGTGTGTCGACACCCCTGGCCCAGGAGGACACCCCCAGCGCCCCGTCTCCCGCACCCACCGCTGCGCCCCCGGTCGAGCCCCTTAATCTAACCTCGGAGCCCTCAGACTACGCTTTGGACCTCAGCACTTTTCTCCAGCAACACCCGGCCGCCTTCTAA